The nucleotide window TGAAAACAGTACCAGCAATACCTTTTTTAATCAAGACAcacaaaataagagaaaaaaaataatattcagctgaaaatattttttcatgttAAAACTAACAAAGTCTATAAACATTTCATTATTACTCAATAACTTAAGTTTTACCAGTACATTTTCAAGACTATTGgcttaaataaatattgtaaaatattACAAGATATTTACAGACAACATACAATACAGTTCTTTCTTTTCCCAACTTACTTCGAGTATTGTGGAATTTTTCACATGTTTTCACAGCCACAAACAGATCCTCCTCCTTGATTGCCTCATTGCAGTCTGGGAACTTGAACAGCTGCCTTGTGATGCAACCTGAACTGTAGCTTTGGTCCACAGAGCAAAACTCTTTCACCCCCACTAATGGTGTACCTCTGCCCTCATCCCaaacaaacaaagcaaattCATGTTTGGGGTCAATCgaaaattcaatttttagcTTTTCATTATTCAGCCTGTTATGcaaactaaaagtaaaaaagtaaaaaaaaaaggaattaatattaaaaaaagatattttgaaagaaatgtgtaaaaaaaaaaaaatatccaacaTGAAAAGCAAAACATAACTAAACATTCTTAAcaagaaaacaagcaaaataaaaaaaatagttttttcaaACACATAGCTTCTATTATCTCTTTCCTAATTGATGATACCAATGTCAATtagaccccattaaattaaattaatttttggttttatgaaCATCAATTTGcattgtgtaaaaagagcatgcaatcctctttaattctatatcaaataaaaacattttctaaaaacaaacaaaaaagttatagaattttaataaaaacaggatagtgaaatacctATGAGCAAAATGAGTCATTCCATTGGAACATGGAAAATTATTacggagtgaaagagttaaataaagtGGATAGAGCTGTTCAATCGCTGGAATATCTCAAAATATTGCaagtattaaacaaaattaattaagtaccattaattgattaataaattgtttaattttttttattgattcatatgtcGGCATCAACAATGAGTAACAGAGCTAAATTTCAACTTTTGGCTTTttcaagaaagaaaaatgtgCAGGATGTgtcaataaaaagaaagctataactttaattatttttttttttttgcccaatGTATAATGCAAACAAACACAATAGTTTCtcaatgtaataaaatgtatttagattTTCTAGAACTAAGGACTGAactgattagatctacaatttaACTCTGAAATCCATATTTAGCTTCTTATATTCTTTGTGCAACTCCCTAGAAAATCTGCAAACCTAACTACATAAAAGATTAATATATTTTAGACTTcttgatttaataatttggtaatcTCTGTTTGTGCTAGATATTAAACCAAGTGAAAGAGTTctcaaaagaaaactaaatgtatttaatatatattttcaagggttagaaattttttaaaatcctaagTTCTTCAAATAATGTTGAGCTGGTAACGATAAAATATTTTGCCactatattttaacatttcaacTGAAAGTAATGGGACAATACACAGCATTaaataaagaataataaataatttaacatAAGTGTGTTTGAagatctaaaataattgttcatttagatctaggtcatttTGATTTGCctaaaagaaaaatgcaaacaGATTATACAcctgttaatttttattaaagtgTTGGTTTAATGAAAACCTTTCtcaaatttcatttttatttgtgtatCCTTTCATGTTTCTAGAATAGATAGAAAAACTTTAtagctttatttaaaaagtttttaggGTAACTAAATTGaacttattgtattttataacaaaaaacatttcttcaaaaaaaaaaaaaattgttttaaattgttttagttttgtgttccaAGCGGTGTGAACGCTGTACAGTTCACgccataatatgaaaaactacatattaattgttgttttaaattatgtccaacttatttgcatagtaaatagattttttctctttaaaaaaagttgacatttttttgtaaatgtagatttttttttaatcaaaaatctaaaaccatttgcataaatgtgtttaaaaaatggtaaatggatgtctcccttactaaaaagccacctgtgtttgttactattaatagtgaatagttgtaaaaatggtgtgtttttatgaaaaaactgcttgcataatcgatttaaaaaattaaatttttcactttcagaaaagaaaaaagtagccgttgcatcagaaatttaaatgatctaaaatatcatgatgtccgattttcattttctcttctagtttctgagatgcaaacgggatggacggacgaaaagacaggccacacaaaactaatagcgtcttttcccctttcagggggccgctaataaactttttaatagacAAAGTTCTTACTGTTTTACAAGAGAAATGCTCAAGACAAATCCAGCTCTAAAGTCTGGGTAGGCAAACTGTAAAGGGTTGTCTGAAAATGCAAAATGATGGATGATTGTTGTTTCATGATCACGTAATTCCCTTCCAAGAAAGTGAtgctagaaaaataaaaatgtattgttaaaaaaagtaattaagtaAAGACTAAAAGATAGTGTTACTAGCACAAtgcaatgttataaaagtttaataaacaattttataaagCAACATTCaagagtttttattttttttactttaaatatggGAACTAACAGCCTGTGTTTTGTAAAATTTATTCACTTTCATAACATGTAGTTGAAAATTGAAtacaaaaattgaaaacaaaatttacaagTACTAGTTTATAAAGCTACATGTAAAACTTGtgtttatcaaagtcatatgtgataatttaaacaaaacaaaaaactattgcatcaaaactaattaaatgatagtaaaaacaatttaattttgtttagtaAGACAAAATACAATCCACTTAGTTCAAAGTGCACAAAAACAGTTGTTGCTTTCAAATCCTCTGAGTTCCATTTAGATTTCAAGGGAAATAGTTAAGTATGATTGATATTCTGCTAAATTATTTCACTTCTAAGTGAGGGTAtttcagattttattttgaCACTCTGTTTTTGACAAAGCGTTCATCAAAATGCTGGATTTCTCTACAACAGCTTTTCTCGggcagtgttgttgttttttctctaaGTCATTTTTGTTGCAATTGTAAAAGattggtatttttttctttaaatgacTTGGAATTTAAGAACTTGACAATGCCATATGTTTAAGAGaaaatattagtattattatagcAAGTGATTATTTTACAgcaaaatgtatattttctGATTTGTAGATGACTCTGAGAGAGGTGAAATAGGAGAGGTGTCCATCTTCCAGTCTTTGTCCCTCAGCAGACACACCAATGCAGAATAGGCTTTCAGCGCATATATGCATAATGTGACATCATTACAGGACATGCTCACACACTTTGTGATTCTAAAAATTGATTATAGCAGTATGTTGAAATATCAGTGGTTGAAAAAGGATAGAAAAATTGTGTCAGCGCATATATGCATAATGTGACACCATTACAGGACATGCTCACACACTTTGTGATTCTAAAAATTGATTATAGCAGTATGTTGAAATATCAGTGGTTGAAAAAGGATAGAAAAATTGTGTCAGCGCATATATGCATAATGTGACACCATTACAGGACATGCTCACACACTTTGTGATTCTAAAAATTGATTATAGCAGTATATTGAAATATCAGTGGTTGAAAAAGGATAGAAAAATTGTGTCAGCGCATATATGCACAATGTGACACCATTACAGGACATGCTCACACACTTTGTGATTCTAAAAATTGATTATAGCAGTATGTTGAAATATCAGTGGTTGAAAAAGGATAGAAAAATTGTGTCAGCGCATATATGCATAATGTGACACCATTACAGGACATGCTCACACACTTTGTGATTCTAAAAATTGATTATAGCAGTATGTTGAAATATCAGTGGTTGAAAAAGGATAGAAAAATTGTGTCAGCGCATATATGCATAATGTGACACCATTACAGGACATGCTCACACACTTTGTGATTCTAAAAATTGATTATAGCAGTATATTGAAATATCAGTGGTTGAAAAAGGATAGAAAAATTGTGTCAGCGCATATATGCATAATGTGACACCATTACAGGACATGCTCACACACTTTGTGATTCTAAAAATTGATTATAGCAGTATGTTGAAATATCAGTGGTTGAAAAAGGATAGAAAAATTGTGTCAGCGCATATATGCATAATGTGACACCATTACAGGACATGCTCACACACTTTGTGATTCTAAAAATTGATTATAGCAGTATGTTGAAATATCAGTGGTTGAAAAAGGATAGAAAAATTGTGTCAGCGCATATATGCATAATGTGACACCATTACAGGACATGCTCACACACTTTGTGATTCTAAAAATTGATTATAGCAGTATGTTGAAATATCAGTGGTTGAAAAAGGATAGAAAAATTGTGTCTTcttaatttattacaaattctTGGGAGACTGGCATATTATTtttaacagattttttttttgcactgagGATtcagaagggaaaaaaacaactaagaatGTAGTAATTTTTGTATTAAGCCAATCAATGTATGCAAGTTGAAATGATCTTGGTTGAAATGTATACGgttttgtaatttataaaaaaagatatgaaatttttagaacaaatttaaattaattttttatttctacataaTGTGGAAAAAGCTGTTCATTAAAAATGAGATTGTGACTTTACAAATTGGTTTAAAATCACTGATCTATTGTTATTACAACTCATGAGGAAActtaaaaaaagtgttttaagtCCTTTGAAATCTTTGTAAGTATATATCCTTACACTCATCCAAatagtgttgttttgttttatccaAAGATCAAAGTTATTTTTCAAAAgggatttcttttctttatttgtcattttttgttttcatttaaatatttgaaaaaagcTTTTTGTATTAGGCATTGTGAGTTTGTCAATGTCAGAACTAAAGAGATCTAATTAAAATTGACAAAGAAAGGTGAGCAAAGAAAAAACTGTACAAAATGGATGGTTTtacttattgaaataaaaaaaaaaaaaaaaaatgaaaagaatactgtttcaaatataaataactcGATATGCATGAAAACAATTCTTAATGCACAATTACCTCAGATGCATTTTTGGACTGTAAAAGCCTTGTTAGGGCATTTATATCAACTCTTGTGTCCTCTTCACAAATAAAAACCCAGGACCAGCCAGTATGCAGATGAACTAATCTGAAAAAGTTGATTTAAAGCGTTTTTGCAAGCTTCAAatttagaacattttttttaatctggtaAACTCTTCGACTCATAAAAGTTGctgaaaataaatttatttcaacattttaaaacattctttttttttttcagatataaATTTAAACCTACAGAAATCAAGagtatttatgtaaataatgtatataaaataatatgcaTGAAAGTTCCAAATAGAATTGATCTTATGTCTACTGGAAATTATAAATGGCTAGTACAAAGTTATAAACATAACCCATTCCAATCTTTTATGttctttaatataattttttttaaaattctcaacaaattaataaatgtattatcaATTGCATAGGAACAATGACCTAACGCTACTTGTTATGCTGTGTTTGGCTTTGTGACCTAAAATGTTTGGCTACTTAACTGAAGGGACTATGGTTTGAATTAGCAATGAAACAAGGAAtacttaaattaaaaatgtaactttGTTGTGTTTGCTGTACCCCGCAGGCAGCCTAGAAACCTTCTCACAAATATCCCCTAATCACCTTATGTCTAAAAGAGATTGGAGTAGATCAGACTTAGGAAGTTGGTAGTAAAATTCAGGACATGatcataatcataataaaaatatagtataaataataatgactgtttatatttgatgttctatacaaaaagaaactaaactTACAAAGTGAATCAAATTAGCACTTACTGATCAATCAAAGGGAATATAGTCCAAGTACCAGGTATATCTAGGAAATGTTCATGTGTAAACAGTACTTGAGGCCAAGAAGACTGAAAGAAAAGTACTCCCTTTTGAATTACACCATTTATAATCTAAACATTTTGTCTAGTTTACTTTTAAAACCAAACAATATATGACTGAGTCAAAGAATGTTTTATATAAAAgtcaaaaaaatagaaatatgaagtgttacaaaaaaaaaacaggatggTATTGTAACATTAATAGCTTAGTtgtaaattattcaattatcAAATACTATTGCCTAAAGCACTAAATGCCTTTCTAAACATTCACATACcacaagttaaaaataaatgaaagaagCCAAAGTCAATAAACATTACTTACAAATGAAATCACAGAAATGTTAACAAATATTACAAGAACAAAAACTTAAAGTATGCTTTTTAACAGTAGTCAAATCAGTACAAGAATATGCATAAAATCTATTTGGGATACCTGAACTCAAAGAAACATATAAGATAAATAGAGCAATAGGTTTTTCATTGAACtttacattaacaaaaaaacaatattagtgAAATCCCTAAACCTAGAGGCACAGTCAATAAGAAgatttgaaagaaaagtaaGTTTAAACAATGAATTACCAAGCCTTCTTTTTCaatttatacaaaaatatagCTTGAGATATAAAATACTAGCATTACCCACTGACTACACTGTTAATTTTTTCACAGGCTAtatctattgtttattttgctactgatcccttttttttctaacttctaACAATAAAAGGCCCAATAAGTCAACACTCCCCCATACATTCCTTTGGCCAAAGAATTCTAGCATCTTTTGAGTTGAACTAGACCGACCTGTAAATTAGAGGGGTCCCTTCATTCCACCACCTCCACCTTAATAAATGGTCTTAGTTTTACATTGATAATTCTTCTGCTTTTCCCTcttattcaaatatttaataGGTTCTAAGATGATTTGTTAAGACTGGGCccttttttcttatttcatgaAAATTGTGTAATGCTCACATAATATTTTGGCCTTACCCcaaccccccttttttttttcactagtaATAAAACCGCCACTTTTTGGCCCATGTATTCTAGTAAACGGTAAATCTAATTGGAATGGCCCCTCTAAAACGCCCTCGCAATCACACTTACTTCTGGCCTGTGAATTgtatattacttttctttctctcttccacCCCCGCCCCCTTCTAAAAAAACTTTTAGTATCTGATACAACTTGGCATGGCCTGATTCATAACTCCTCCACCCATTCCCAAACAAATATGTTTTGCCAGTGAATTCTAGCTGAAAGTTACACAAAAAAGACTTTCAATAGTGCTTAAAAATGGATGGATGAGATATCTTTCAAATGttatcaaaaattaaaaaaatattgatcaaAATTGTGAATAAAAATATCTTTCTGTTTTTAATTTAGCACTGCCGTTTTGATTATGAAAATTGCTTAGTTGCTCTGGACGTAAGGTAAGTGATAACAGGTTAAATGGTCTTTTAATATTTCATCCACCacaagtgggagaattagtgaaTGGTGAGCTGTAATGAATGTATTAGTCAGATCCctgtctgtatatatatatatatatttttcttgtacAAAAAACTGAATAGTACATGCTACACCCAGGATACATACCCACATCTTTTATACTGTTCACAAGACATTTTTGAATGCTTTCTTTTGCCaatgtattatttaattttgttcctTTTCTTTTCAAGATTTCTTTTGCCTaatgtattatttaattttggtCTTTTTCTTACCAAGATTTTAAAAGCCCCAGAACATATCAAGTAATTAGAAATACTCTATTTTAGACACTGGTTCTAAACTGTCTGAAACTATTACTCAAATATGATTGATATTCTGCAGCAGAATAAATAAAAGCACTTCTTAGGAGATCAAAGCCACATGCTACATGCTTCCAAGTAGTTACCATCTCACTCAACTCTAATATCTACCTTGTCTAAGTTATCCAATTGGCTATTGAAATGATGCCTAAATTTCTCTGCTTCTTTAACATGGAAATCATTGGACTGtgacaaaataacaaaaagaatACTACTTTCACCTGtgaaattagaaataaaaaaatattctttgaaagtttactgtttaaaaacaaattcaatgaaaatctagatttagttaaatatattataaaaaaatatgcctATTCTTGCAATATAAAATGGGTTAATGGGTGTGTGGAATAACAAGTTCAGCATTTGAAATGTTTCTGTTAATGGGGATAAAGACCAAATAGGTCTTAGTTTACTAAAGCATtaactacatttttttaaaatacccatATATCCAAGTTAAATTAAGCATTTCAAAAAGCAACATAGGATTTCAATGTAGCCTTGAACAATTTTTCAgtcataatataatataataatataataataatataatatataataaaacttGAACTATTTCTTATGTTTGACTAAATTTACTTCACTTTTCTCAATAGATGCCCTAAAATATATAGGTTAATGTAGAAGAAATAAATCAAACTCACCTCTGCCAACTTCAATGCATTTGAGCAAAGGAGCAAAACATGTAATAAATCCTGCTATAAAatacagaacaaaaaaatgaaaataacataCCATGAGTCCAAACATATTATATTCAAGAAGTtttatctacatctattttatCATGATATTAGTATCaaaagtctatttatttatttattaataacaacTGAGTAGATCTAATGCTAACAGTTACCTTAAAGATGATTATAATAAcatcaatatattttcttttaacaatAGAGCATTTaacacattaaaaatattaCCACTATGCAAATGAACATATTATGCCTAAATGTGGAACTACTTGAAAATGTTGAAACTATTGCATAATTTTATAGCCAAGAGAACAAAGATCAGTGACTTGAATCTTATATTAGAtggtaaaatgttaaaattctGAATGGTGTTTTTTATATTCGAATTCTAGTTTTCTATGTTTCCAATTGGAGCttgattttaaacattaatcTTGCTAGCAGAATTTATGATTTGAATTAGATTATTTAATTGTTCTTATATCATATAAAAATTAAGATCTAGAGTAGCACTTAATCTCTAATTAGGTACAGGAAATATAGTAGATGCAAAAaccggaaagaaaacttaaagatTGCCAGCAGACAATAGCTTAGTCAGCAATTGATGccgaaaaatatgcaggttgcagCTGGGTTTGCATAGTTATGAGTAATACTACTCTTTCTTAAACTTTGTAATCAAAAACTTTGCCATATATGAGGAATTCATTGTTAAGACTAAGACCTAGATAAAGAAACTATTGTTACATAACTATTTGTATGCTAATAAAGcctaaatactaaaatatagAATCTAAAAAGTCTTGACATTTGACAAATTTGATGCCATTCTAACTGCAGAGTCCATAATTTGGAAATAGTTTTGAGATGAAA belongs to Biomphalaria glabrata chromosome 12, xgBioGlab47.1, whole genome shotgun sequence and includes:
- the LOC106079810 gene encoding beta-1,3-glucosyltransferase-like isoform X2, whose protein sequence is MTNLLLNFPCGCWIILTGFITCFAPLLKCIEVGRGESSILFVILSQSNDFHVKEAEKFRHHFNSQLDNLDKSSWPQVLFTHEHFLDIPGTWTIFPLIDQLVHLHTGWSWVFICEEDTRVDINALTRLLQSKNASEHHFLGRELRDHETTIIHHFAFSDNPLQFAYPDFRAGFVLSISLVKHLHNRLNNEKLKIEFSIDPKHEFALFVWDEGRGTPLVGVKEFCSVDQSYSSGCITRQLFKFPDCNEAIKEEDLFVAVKTCEKFHNTRIPIVKATWGKETKYIEYFSEIEDRSIPTTKLDVPNTERGHCSKTMAIIKRIIESQNLSSIPWVLIADDDTIINLSRLRSLLACYKAQQPVALGERYGYGLIRGGGYDYITGGGGMVFSQPVLKFLSLSCRCYTEDSPDDMTLGICLKAGHVPVTHSRFFHQARPDDYSREFLSNQLPVSFHKHWNNDPYKVYTSLTSSSSAMKENGVKSKHTRNSIACLLSSNFRTA
- the LOC106079810 gene encoding beta-1,3-glucosyltransferase-like isoform X1, which translates into the protein MTNLLLNFPCGCWIILTGFITCFAPLLKCIEVGRGESSILFVILSQSNDFHVKEAEKFRHHFNSQLDNLDKSSWPQVLFTHEHFLDIPGTWTIFPLIDQLVHLHTGWSWVFICEEDTRVDINALTRLLQSKNASEHHFLGRELRDHETTIIHHFAFSDNPLQFAYPDFRAGFVLSISLVKHLHNRLNNEKLKIEFSIDPKHEFALFVWDEGRGTPLVGVKEFCSVDQSYSSGCITRQLFKFPDCNEAIKEEDLFVAVKTCEKFHNTRIPIVKATWGKETKYIEYFSEIEDRSIPTTKLDVPNTERGHCSKTMAIIKRIIESQNLSSIPWVLIADDDTIINLSRLRSLLACYKAQQPVALGERYGYGLIRGGGYDYITGGGGMVFSQPVLKFLSLSCRCYTEDSPDDMTLGICLKAGHVPVTHSRFFHQARPDDYSREFLSNQLPVSFHKHWNNDPYKVYTSLTSSSSAMKENGVKSKHTNHFDMLLAVQPFSFGKL